The sequence TAAACTAACGATAATGGCGTTAATACATACGCTTTTCCCGCTTCCCGTCGCACCCGCAACAAGTAAGTGCGGCATTTTATTTAATTCAGCAAGCACCGCTTGTCCCGATATGTCACGCCCAAGTCCAATTAACAGTTTTGCTTCAGGTTTATCTGCTTCTTTCGCTTCTAACACTTCGCGTAGAGATACCATCGCAATTTCTTCATTCGGTACTTCAATACCAATTGCTGATTTTCCCGGAATCGGTGCCTCGATGCGAATGTCCTTCGCCGCTAACGCAAGCGCTAAATCATCACTTAAGCTTACAATTTTACTTACTTTCACACCGACGTCTGGATATACTTCATATCTCGTTACAGCTGGACCAATATGCACTTTCGTTACTTTTGCCTTTACCCCGAAACTTTGAAACGTTTTTTCAAGCTTGCGGGCATTTTCATAAATATTTTCTTTTTCCCGCGATTGATCGACCGCTTTTGGTGGGAAAAGTAAATCAATTGGCGGCAATGCATAATCCGCCGCATGATTTTGCGTAAATGATATCGGCTTTCCTTCTTCAACAGCTTCATTAAAATTAGAAATAACAGGTCCTTCAACAACAATTTCTTCTATTTCATTTTCTTCTTTTTCCTCGAGCGCTGTCACCACTTCAATATGAGTTGGCTGTTGTTTTTCTTTTTTCGGACGGCTTAAAAATGAACGAGCGTCCGCAATTACTGCTTTCGTTTGCGCTCGAATAAACGAAAGGAACCATTCAATTCCTTTGCCGGCTGTATCACGTAACGTTTTTCCTGTAAGAAGTAATACACCAATGATCATCAATAATGAGGCAATCCATTTTGTTCCTAATTGATCAAATAAATAATAACTGATCGTATACAGCAAGGCGCCAAGCATCCCACCGCCCAAATCCGAAAAAGAACTATTTTCTCCATGCACATCTGCCCAAAATAGTTCCCATGTCGTTCGAATAATGCTTGGATTTGCTAATTTCCCATTTCTTGATAAAATATGAAATAACGCTTCGTGACTAAACAACAATAAGGAAAGAACAATCAAGTACAGCCCAACGAGAACGCGTTGAAAAAATGGAGGCCATGCGCGCTTCCAAATGACATATAGCGATGTCACAAGCGCCCCTAATAGCGCAACAATATACCATTCACCCATAAAGAAGCGCGTAGTAAAAACGAGTGAACGGCCGACCGCTCCGACGTTTGCCATCGCAATGACCGTACATGCTAACATCGTTAAACCGATTAATTCAAAACGTAACGTTTTTTTCCATTGTTCTTGTTTGTTTGTGCGACGCTTATTTTTCTTTCCCATTTCGCCCACTCCAACATATAAGATGAAAAAGCAGCCAACAGAGAAGCGTGGCTGCTTGTTCTTATTATACCATAAATTGTAGTGATGTCGCATAAAGTTTTGTACCCGGTTCATACGTTAAATAATGTTGTGGATCGCTACTTAATACACGCACAATTTCATACTCGTTCATTTCTGTTTGTTGCACAAGTAACGTCACTCCGTTATATTGAACGGTGCGTTGCTTTTTATACTCCGCCTCGTTCGTTTGAAAAACGATAAACTCCGGAACGATCGTATGTAAAATCATTGTAACATCGCTCCTTGCTGATGTGAATGGTCAATGAGTTCGCGCAATTTGCGCATCGCTTGTGACAGTCCCCCGACTTCATCAATTAAACCGTACTTCACAGCATCTGTTCCCACCACATTCGTTCCGATATCGCGCGTTAAATTACCTTTCGAAAACATAAGTTCTTTAAATTTTTCTTCACTAATGTTTGAATGTTTAACAACAAAATTGACAACGCGCTCTTGCATTTTATCTAAGTACTCAAACGTTTGTGGCACACCAATAACAAGACCTGTGAGGCGAATCGGATGAATCGTCATCGTCGCCGTTTCTGCAATAAACGAATAGTCGCACGAAACCGCAATTGGCACACCAATCGAATGTCCACCG comes from Anoxybacillus flavithermus and encodes:
- a CDS encoding DNA translocase FtsK, translating into MGKKNKRRTNKQEQWKKTLRFELIGLTMLACTVIAMANVGAVGRSLVFTTRFFMGEWYIVALLGALVTSLYVIWKRAWPPFFQRVLVGLYLIVLSLLLFSHEALFHILSRNGKLANPSIIRTTWELFWADVHGENSSFSDLGGGMLGALLYTISYYLFDQLGTKWIASLLMIIGVLLLTGKTLRDTAGKGIEWFLSFIRAQTKAVIADARSFLSRPKKEKQQPTHIEVVTALEEKEENEIEEIVVEGPVISNFNEAVEEGKPISFTQNHAADYALPPIDLLFPPKAVDQSREKENIYENARKLEKTFQSFGVKAKVTKVHIGPAVTRYEVYPDVGVKVSKIVSLSDDLALALAAKDIRIEAPIPGKSAIGIEVPNEEIAMVSLREVLEAKEADKPEAKLLIGLGRDISGQAVLAELNKMPHLLVAGATGSGKSVCINAIIVSLLMRTKPHEVKMMMIDPKMVELSVYNGIPHLLSPVVTDPKKASQALKKVVSEMERRYELFSHTGTRNIEGYNEYIERHNETAEVKQPLLPYIVVIVDELADLMMVASSDVEDSITRLAQMARAAGIHLIIATQRPSVDVITGVIKANIPSRIAFSVSSQTDSRTILDMGGAEKLLGRGDMLFLPVGASKPVRVQGAFVSDQEVEAVVQYVISQQQAQYEETMIAQDDEPQEAFDDELFDEAVQLVIEMQSASVSMLQRRFRIGYNRAARLIDAMEARGIVGPYEGSKPRAVLVSPSDQAKTS
- a CDS encoding YlzJ-like family protein; translated protein: MILHTIVPEFIVFQTNEAEYKKQRTVQYNGVTLLVQQTEMNEYEIVRVLSSDPQHYLTYEPGTKLYATSLQFMV
- a CDS encoding ClpP family protease → MDERDISQEETKPSPTENIVQLGQTNIPQLPSDSTIHCLTIVGQIEGHIQLPPQNKTTKYEHLIPQIVAIEQNPNIEGLLVVLNTVGGDVEAGLAIAEMLASMSKPTVSIVLGGGHSIGVPIAVSCDYSFIAETATMTIHPIRLTGLVIGVPQTFEYLDKMQERVVNFVVKHSNISEEKFKELMFSKGNLTRDIGTNVVGTDAVKYGLIDEVGGLSQAMRKLRELIDHSHQQGAMLQ